TGACGGCCACCACTCCGATCATGACATTCATTTTTCTTAAAACCTTCAATCCAAGACCTCCCTTTGTTCCATTAAAAAAGGGACGCCAGTATGTACCGGTTCCCTTCTTGTAGCTCACGGGGCTATTGACCGCCTCCGCCCCACCAGCTGCCGGCCTTGACCCGCTCCTCTTCCTGGATTTGTCTTTCATGCTTATTGCTCGCATCAAAGCTTTTCCTTCTAAAGAGCGCACTGACTGTTCCCGCTACAATTCCAATTCCTATAATCCACCACAACATCGCTTTTCCCCCCCTGAATATTCAGTCTATTCATTCTATACCAATTATTTCAAATAAATGTGGGGAATACAAGCTTTTCATGAAGTCAGCTTCACGAGTTGCGTAACTGTGAAGGTGATGGAGAGAACCAAGGTGATGATGCAGAATAATGTATTAGTCAAGATGTCCGGGTTTTGGACAACAACAAAAATGACAATACCCCAATACACAATGAGAGAAATGATTCTGTTTACCTTATCTGATTTGAACAAAGAAGTCACTCCTTTTCACGATGATATTCACACCAAAATCGTTCCACACCAGGATACTTCTCTCCCAGACTGGTGATCTTCCAGCCGATCTTCCTGTAAAAATCAACTGCTTCCTGATCAGTTTCTGCGCCAAGATACGTGAAGGAACAAGTGTCGACCAAGCGATCAATCATTTCCCTTCCTATCCCCCTGCCCCTTGCAGACGGGGATACGGCGATATGTTTCACTTCACAGAAGTAGTCATTCTTCCATTCTATAACGAGGCAGCCTACATATGTTTCCTCTTGAAGCATCACATACAACGCCCTATCCGGAGAGTCGATACTCTTCTTATATTCTTGTTCCCAGTTGTGAGTTGAATAGCTTAATAACATCTTGATTGAATTGTGTTGATTCTTTGATTCCACTTTCTTCATAGTCCATCACCTTCATTCTCTCCGGTCAAAAATTGATGGATTTCTTCAGTGAATTTCTTTGTTTCTTCCAGGTCAGGAAAATGAGCACTATTCTCAAACAGAACGAGCTTGCTGGCCGCCAGATTTCTGTGAATCATTGTTGAGATCGGCACGCCCGTATTCCGGTCATGGATACCTGTCAGGATGAGTGTAGGCTGAGTAACCCTGTCCAGGCGTTGTTCTAAGGGAATCAATTGGGGCTCTCTGTTCAATGCTTCCATCATTAAACCTGTGTTCTCAAGTTTGCTCCTCTCCCACATATCCCGGTTCCGCCTGGCAATCTTCTGATCTTGAAACAACAATCGATCAACGGTGTCCGCATCCACAAGATTCCACACCTTTTCATACATCTCTCCAATCGACAACCCTTGTTTGTACACCGGTGAAAGCTTATGATACATCTCATCCTCCGCTACTGAAAGGAACCCCGTCAGCTGAACCATCCTCTGAATTTCAGTCTTCATCAAGCTTGGACCAGACAGAACAATCTTATGAATGTCAGAAGGGATATGAGAAGCGATTTCCAGGGCCAACTCCCCGCCAAACGAATATCCGAGTAAATCCACTTTGCCGACACCCAGCCACTGCTTCAGTGCAATAAAGTCCCGGATCAATACATTCATGCTGTACTCCTTTTCCGATTGTGGTGATGAAGATCTTCCACACCCCCGTTGCTCGTAATAAACGACTGTCCTCTTTGCTGACAGGGCTGGACCTGCATTCCGCTCAAACACATAATGATTTCCTCCCGGCCCGCCGTGGATTACGATCAGGGGTACAGTTCTGTATTCACTGCCTTCCACCTTCACCCAATGAACAATCCCGTTCAGCTCGGGAGCATACTCCCCATCCTTCCATCTCACCCTTCCTGCACACCGCCGTTCTTCTTCCTCCACATTACTGCAGCAAGAAGCACACCCGTGCCGATACCGAACCCAATCATTTGGCCTACTAATAGGTCACCGCTTTTGACAAATTGGATAACAAACGTCCCGCCAAAAATGATAAGGATCATGAGTGAAATTCTGATTATAAAGGCGTTTAGTTTCAATATTTACTCTCTCCTTCACTATTTCTTACTCTAGAAAAAACTGGTCTACTTTTGTCTCATCTTCCAAATACGGCTGCACAAACTCACTCAGCTCATCTTCGTTTGAAAATTCGCTGATGTCTTTTCCATACCAGTTCTCCAGTGATTCCCTCGTTACCGTATTGGAACCATCAAGGTAATTGAACTGAACCCAATCTGCATTTTTGACCAGCGCCAGGATCATTGTTCCATTTGAAAGTGTCAGTTCATGATATTTCGTGGTAATCCCCTCACTTTCTGCGCTTGTGTAATTCAAGATAATCCCATACGGTTTCTCTGTTGTTTTGAGTTCAATGCCCTCGAGATGCTCTCCGTCTGGACGCGGGAGTCTTCTTGTAATATTGCCCAATGCACCGCTGTCTCCTACATAGGAATCCTTATAATGGAAAAGTTCATCCTCCTGACCTGTCGTCTGCTGACATCCAGTGATCATCAAAAAGGCAGCAGGGATCAGGAAACGCAGCATTTTTTCAACGTAAATTCCTCCTGGTATCAACTCAACGCTTTTTTCAATACTCTCTCAATGAACGCCGTTTTGCCCTCTGTATATTGGGTCCTGCTGATGAACGATTCTGCAAGCCTCTTTTTTAAATCACTGTATTCTTCGACCGCGCTCCAATTGCTTCTTAAATAATCTCTAAAAGCGAGGTGCCGCGCCAGTTCAACGCTGTCGGTCGGACATACATATAAATGATGATTCATCCATGTGGTGTCCTTCCCGTCCCAGGGTGTGAACGGGTCCCGCCTGCCAAACGCGTCCCTTCCTTCAAAACTCCATTGAGGTTGATAGAAATATCCGAGCTTTTCAAGGTCTTCACGGACGGTACGAAAAAGCTCCACAGTTCCTATCACAAGATCAATATCCAATATTGGCTTCGCTGCAAGCCCTTTAACCGCGGTGCTGCCGATATGTTCTGCCACAACATGTCCGACCTTCCCTTCAAGAATACTCTTTATATTCAGGAATTCGATTTCCCATTCTTTCCTATACTCACATACCTGTATCCGGTTCATACTCATTCCCAAACTTAAAACTCTACATAAAACGGATGAGCACTTTCATCAAGACAGGATTCAATCCGCTGCCTGAAATTTAGGAACGTCACCATCTCCAGCGCTTCTTCAATCGGAAAATAACCGACTTCCTCACTTTCATCGGACGTGGCGAATGCACCGCCGACAGGTTTTGCAAGGAAAAGCGTATTGCAAATCGACGCGCCTACATTCTGGAAAATTCCGCAAAACTTCACGATTTCCACATCAATGCCAGATTCCTCTTTCGTCTCTCGTATCGCCGCATCTTTCAAAGACTCTCCCTCTTCCACCTGACCACCAGGCATTCCCCAGCCGTTCCGGGGACTTTTGATCAAAAGGATTTCGTTCTCTTCATTCAGGACAATCGTTGCTGCCGACACGATATGCTTGGGCGGCACGTGAATTTCATTCGTATTCGTTACCATGTGTATTCCTCCGTTCATATTTATCACCCCTCCAATTATTTCAAATATTGGTTATTTTCTCAATCTTTTTCCGTTACTAATTGCATTTATTTTCCATAGCTAATACACTCATTTTATACAGGAGGCGATCGAGATGAAGCCCAACTCAGTATCTTCGACATTAGTTCAATACAGCGATAATTTCCAACAGGCACTTTCGAACTTTGAACTGCCCGATGACCAGCTCGAATTCACCAGTTACCCATTGAAAAAAATACAAGACCCGTTCATCTCACCTGACACCGTCCACGTCATGATTGTGGCCGAAGAGAAACCTGTCGGCTAATTTGCACTGGAAAAAGGTGAGAAACTTCATAGATACACGAACAGGACAGACGCCAGATTATTAACATCATTTTCGATTGATTTTCAGCATCAAGGGAAAGGTTTTGCTAAACAGGCGTTGACTTCATTGCCAGACTTTTTGCGGGAGCATCTCCCGGATACAAAGGAGATCGTACTCGGCGTAAACAAGCGGAATGCCGCTGCGATCAGCCTTTATTTGAAAACGGGTTTTGTTGATGAACATGAGGTGTATGTGGGGCCTAAAGGACCGCAGCATGTGCTGCATTTGCGCATTTGAACAAAAATCAGGGACTTATCCTATGATAGATAAGTCCCTGATTTTTGTTCTCCATGTTATTCTTTGATTTTGACGACTGTTCTTCCTTTTGCTTTTCCTTCAAGAATGTCATTCAGCGTGCGAGGAAGATCTTGTAATGACACTTCATTTTCCATATTATCCAGTCCTTCAGGTTTTAAGTCAGTAGCCATCCGTTCCCATAGCGTTTCTCTCAACTCTTTTGGACAGTAGACCGAATCTACACCCAGTAAACTCACGCCTCTAAGAATGAATGG
The nucleotide sequence above comes from Bacillus sp. KH172YL63. Encoded proteins:
- a CDS encoding NUDIX hydrolase, with translation MNGGIHMVTNTNEIHVPPKHIVSAATIVLNEENEILLIKSPRNGWGMPGGQVEEGESLKDAAIRETKEESGIDVEIVKFCGIFQNVGASICNTLFLAKPVGGAFATSDESEEVGYFPIEEALEMVTFLNFRQRIESCLDESAHPFYVEF
- a CDS encoding GNAT family N-acetyltransferase; amino-acid sequence: MEKGEKLHRYTNRTDARLLTSFSIDFQHQGKGFAKQALTSLPDFLREHLPDTKEIVLGVNKRNAAAISLYLKTGFVDEHEVYVGPKGPQHVLHLRI
- a CDS encoding DUF4825 domain-containing protein — its product is MLRFLIPAAFLMITGCQQTTGQEDELFHYKDSYVGDSGALGNITRRLPRPDGEHLEGIELKTTEKPYGIILNYTSAESEGITTKYHELTLSNGTMILALVKNADWVQFNYLDGSNTVTRESLENWYGKDISEFSNEDELSEFVQPYLEDETKVDQFFLE
- a CDS encoding GNAT family N-acetyltransferase, encoding MKKVESKNQHNSIKMLLSYSTHNWEQEYKKSIDSPDRALYVMLQEETYVGCLVIEWKNDYFCEVKHIAVSPSARGRGIGREMIDRLVDTCSFTYLGAETDQEAVDFYRKIGWKITSLGEKYPGVERFWCEYHREKE
- a CDS encoding alpha/beta fold hydrolase; the protein is MRWKDGEYAPELNGIVHWVKVEGSEYRTVPLIVIHGGPGGNHYVFERNAGPALSAKRTVVYYEQRGCGRSSSPQSEKEYSMNVLIRDFIALKQWLGVGKVDLLGYSFGGELALEIASHIPSDIHKIVLSGPSLMKTEIQRMVQLTGFLSVAEDEMYHKLSPVYKQGLSIGEMYEKVWNLVDADTVDRLLFQDQKIARRNRDMWERSKLENTGLMMEALNREPQLIPLEQRLDRVTQPTLILTGIHDRNTGVPISTMIHRNLAASKLVLFENSAHFPDLEETKKFTEEIHQFLTGENEGDGL
- a CDS encoding GrpB family protein — encoded protein: MSMNRIQVCEYRKEWEIEFLNIKSILEGKVGHVVAEHIGSTAVKGLAAKPILDIDLVIGTVELFRTVREDLEKLGYFYQPQWSFEGRDAFGRRDPFTPWDGKDTTWMNHHLYVCPTDSVELARHLAFRDYLRSNWSAVEEYSDLKKRLAESFISRTQYTEGKTAFIERVLKKALS